A genomic window from Aricia agestis chromosome 8, ilAriAges1.1, whole genome shotgun sequence includes:
- the LOC121729212 gene encoding transcription termination factor 5, mitochondrial-like: MLLRSFYKIKLCEWRWGYIRSSYCTSNDNLKSLCKLLKISESKGKLLQMKYPVIKKLDDDKLESIVQTVYDLGYPTKVLVSEPSLFSILPITLKFRYEVLKECGITEVSMNNLISYLKIIRHKKVGDLKREGLIVPSLNVENKLASCLTQWPTSLTTLVLGDYNEYTLFSLRLKIIQRYLELMLDVTQEEFVRGLETYPTLKHRPLKAINETLIILQRDIAMSIEKIKSNFYLIHANPDNLKEIIYSFRSIGGISIKEIIRMHPKIAMKNVNTLREIRQLLDEFGVSPEAQIRCLQLFTLSPATIRERLQKAKEIPELNAFYNHPRFLKVIHYNNTALNRIMKLYKMDKKCLSLNIISGSNAHYEVFEKAPGDRLGKGKDLVFCISQAMGKKYSASKIRNMIKRHPFWINVPLVQVKYVYDQLSVDYSTDDIYENCPILLYPWSKIKETTNLLNRAAKTPTHALKILQEDVDLKRISSKQKLSLVLYLLERNHYFSGNGIWTDHQQKNSDHNSFNIDVKKV; encoded by the coding sequence ATGTTGCTACGTAGTTTCTATAAAATAAAGCTGTGTGAATGGAGATGGGGATATATTCGTTCAAGTTATTGCACTAGTAATGATAACCTAAAAAGTCTATGCAAGCTTCTTAAAATAAGTGAGAGCAAGGGCAAACTTCTACAAATGAAATAcccagtaataaaaaaattagatgATGATAAACTCGAGAGTATAGTACAGACAGTATACGACTTAGGATACCCTACAAAAGTCCTTGTAAGTGAGCCGTCACTTTTTAGTATACTTCCTATTACATTAAAGTTTCGATACGAGGTTCTCAAAGAATGTGGAATAACCGAAGTAAGTATGAATAACTTAATctcatatttaaaaataatcaggCATAAAAAAGTTGGAGATTTAAAGAGAGAGGGGCTAATTGTACCATCACTAAATGTGGAAAACAAACTTGCCAGCTGTTTGACACAGTGGCCAACATCACTCACTACTTTGGTACTGGGTGATTATAATGAATATACATTATTTTCATTGAGACTGAAGATTATCCAGAGATACTTGGAGCTTATGTTAGATGTCACGCAAGAAGAATTTGTTCGAGGATTAGAGACATATCCAACACTTAAACATCGACCTTTAAAAGCTATAAAcgaaacattaataatattacagagAGACATTGCTATGTCTATAGAGAAAATTAAATCTAATTTTTATTTGATACATGCAAATCCTGATAATCTGAAAGAAATAATTTACAGCTTTAGGTCTATAGGTGGAATAAGTATTAAAGAAATCATAAGAATGCATCCAAAGATTGCTATGAAGAATGTTAATACATTGAGAGAGATCAGACAATTGCTAGATGAGTTTGGAGTAAGCCCTGAAGCACAGATTAGATGTCTTCAACTATTCACACTGAGTCCCGCTACCATTAGAGAAAGATTACAAAAAGCCAAAGAAATACCTGAGTTAAATGCATTCTATAATCACCcaagatttttaaaagttattcATTATAACAATACAGCACTAAACAGAATTATGAAGCTATATAAAATGGACAAGAAGTGTCTGAGTCTGAACATTATATCAGGCAGTAATGCTCATTATGAGGTGTTCGAAAAAGCTCCTGGTGATCGCCTCGGTAAAGGAAAGGACTTAGTCTTTTGTATTAGTCAAGCGATGGGTAAAAAGTATAGCGCTAGCAAAATACGTAACATGATAAAGAGACACCCATTTTGGATCAATGTCCCCCTTGTTCAAGTTAAATATGTTTATGATCAGTTAAGTGTAGATTACTCTACCGATGATATTTATGAAAACTGTCCCATTCTTCTATATCCCTGGAGCAAAATTAAAGAAACTACAAATTTGCTTAATAGGGCAGCTAAAACACCAACTCATGCTCTCAAAATCTTACAGGAAGATGTAGATTTGAAAAGAATAAGCAGCAAACAGAAACTAAGTTTAGTTCTGTATTTACTAGAAAGAAATCATTATTTCAGTGGAAACGGCATCTGGACAGATCATCAACAAAAAAACTCAGACCacaatagttttaatattgatgtgaaaaaagtttaa